The following are encoded in a window of Primulina eburnea isolate SZY01 chromosome 4, ASM2296580v1, whole genome shotgun sequence genomic DNA:
- the LOC140830641 gene encoding homeobox-leucine zipper protein HAT5-like, which produces MEGEMTNGSSKNERISGAPEVLDSFWVSDSSSPSFLGSTTMLNFEDIQGKHHFEKPFLSKIDDKSDNGNEDFDECFRHQEKKRRLLPEQVQFLEKSFDLENKLEPERKVKLAEELGLQPRQVAIWFQNRRARYKTKQLEKEYDSLKASFDLLKEDYDALYKENERLKIEVHFLEEKLPKMEPFDPTSPLDLQATKKPIISPNAATVMACKQEDASSSARSDVFDSDSPRYTDSVLVAEPTDSSHATEPYASDEDDNIRRRLLPSSSCLPKLELQSYDDLQPNSCNLGFPVQDQGTWLWQC; this is translated from the exons ATGGAGGGTGAGATGACAAATGGTTCGTCGAAGAATGAAAGGATTTCTGGTGCTCCTGAGGTTCTTGACTCCTTCTGGGTTTCAGATTCTTCTTCCCCTTCTTTTCTAG GTTCTACAACAATGCTGAACTTCGAAGATATTCAAGGCAAACACCATTTTGAGAAGCCTTTCCTATCAAAGATTGACGATAAATCAGACAACGGCAACGAGGATTTTGACGAATGTTTCCGACATCAGGAGAAAAAGAGGCGGCTCCTACCGGAGCAAGTCCAGTTTCTTGAAAAAAGTTTTGATTTGGAAAACAAACTTGAACCTGAGAGGAAGGTCAAGCTTGCTgaagaacttggtttgcagcCTAGGCAAGTAGCCATTTGGTTTCAGAACCGACGAGCCCGGTACAAAACGAAGCAGCTAGAGAAAGAATATGACTCTTTAAAAGCAAGTTTCGATCTACTCAAGGAGGATTATGATGCCCTTTACAAAGAAAACGAGAGATTGAAGATCGAG GTTCATTTTCTCGAGGAGAAGTTACCCAAGATGGAACCATTTGATCCCACGAGCCCACTGGACTTGCAAGCTACAAAGAAGCCAATTATTTCACCAAATGCCGCAACAGTCATGGCTTGCAAGCAAGAAGATGCATCAAGCTCGGCGAGGAGCGACGTTTTCGACTCCGACAGCCCACGTTACACCGATTCGGTTTTGGTGGCCGAACCCACTGATTCTTCACATGCTACTGAGCCATACGCTTCTGATGAAGATGACAATATCAGGAGGAGGCTATTGCCATCCTCATCATGCTTGCCTAAACTTGAACTTCAATCTTACGATGATTTGCAGCCAAATTCATGCAATTTGGGGTTCCCTGTCCAAGATCAAGGCACTTGGCTGTGGCAATGTTGA